From Deltaproteobacteria bacterium:
GGGCTTCCGGTTCACGTTCGCGGGTGCCGGGGGAACCACGGGCGTCAGAACAAGTACGCCCCGATGGAGAACAACTACGATTTCATCGTCATGCAGATGCTTCGGATGCTGTCCTATTATGAAGACCCGACCGGGACCAGCGTCGAGTACGCCACGACAACGCCTTACCTGAATTTCAAGATCAAGGGCTGGAACATCCATCTGCGGCACGAGGCCCCGGTTCAAACGGAAACGCCTGCGGCCAGGGCAAAGTTCGGGGGCTGGAAAGCGATCCACGACTTCGATGTCATGGTCTACGGACACCGGCATCACCCCGGAAACGGAACCTACCTGGACTGCGACACCGTCATGAACGGCGCTCCGATGGGCATTGACGACCTCGCGGAGTCCATGGGGACGTACTCCAGGCCATCACAGGTCTTGTTCGGGATGTCGCCGGATCAGGGTTTCTCGTTCAAGTACAACGTCTATCTGGATCGGTTCGGGTGCGGGGGTGAATTGCAGTATCTCATCGAGCGGTATCCCGCTCTTTTCAAGGAGTGCATAATGAACTGAGGCCTTGAGTCTCATCCGTTAACGACAAACCCCGTTGTGGCTCATAAATCGGAAAATATGAGCCACAACGGGGTTTTGTTATTAATCGGGCTTCGTTCCGTTCAAGACCGCTTTTGCCGCTTTCAACGCGGCCTTCCGAGCTTCAACGGAGCTGAGAAGGGTCGCAAGCTCTGACCATTTCAGCTCGACCCCGTTGGCTCTTGTTATTTTTCCTAAACACCAAGTCAGGCCCGTCATGGTGACGTAACAATCTCCCAGTTGTTCTTTACCATTCGGGGACCGAACTTCCAATTCAAGGCCGTTCTGCTTGATCTCCATGTTCACTTCAAATGATTTGATCCAGACTTTCATGGCAGTCCTTTCTACGGTCGAGATTCAAAGCTATTCTTCCACCGGAACCGCCTCCGGCAACAGGCTGTTCTTCAAAATATGGTGCATCGCCTGTTGCAAAAGGTTTTCCTGAATGACCCGGCCAGGGGCCAGGAACCGCCACTTGTCGTGCTTCCCGTAATACCGAACCTCGTCGATATTTTCGCACAAAAGGTTCGGACACCAAAAGAGGTCGAACGCGGGCAGGGCGAGCTTGTCGCACTCACCATGGCACTTGGTGCAATAGAGTTCGTGCCTTTGGACATCAATCAGGAAATTACAGGCGCGTGAGGACGTTGCGTTCATACTGCTCCTGAACGGCTTCGAAGTCTTGGGTTCCGTACATATCATAAGTGGTTTTGAAACTGGCATGGCGCATCAATCCTTGTGTGGTTTCGATGGAGCAACCAGCGTCCTTGCAAAGACGCGCAAACGTATGCCGCAAAAGGTGCGGGTGAATGTTTCCCGTTTTGCTTTTGGGGTTTGGGTTCTTGATCGCTGCACGTTTACCAACCTCGGTGACGATGCGGTTCACTTGGACAAGGGTGATATGGTCCATCCGCTTCTTGGCCGGGAAAACCCAACCAGAGTCGCGCCCGGTGAGAAAGAACTTGATGTCTTGGAGCAGGTCGGGCGGCATGGGGACGACGCCGGGGAGCCTGCCCTTGCCGACAAAGGAAATGCGGTTCCGGGTCCAGTCGATCTTCTCGGCCCGGATAGAGGCGACTTCTTCCCGACGCATACCGCAATGGGCCATCAGGCGGATTATGATGCGCTCACGCAGATTTTGACAGTTGAAAATTAGCGCCTTCACCTCAGTGGGTTTGAGCGTGTACGCCGATGTTCTCTGGGGAAGTGATGCCATTTTTCAGGCATAGCACAAATCGTGACATGAATGTAAACAAAAAAATAGCCCCAGCCTGGAAGACATCTCCAGGCGGGGGCTATTTTCACGAAGCGTTTACTATAAAAATCATCAATGTTACATTTTGGTTATAAATTCGATGGGAAGGTATTCGGGATGAACTGGAAAAGCACAATCCTGGCGTTTCGATGTAACGCTTTGCTCAAAGTGTTACATCGGGGGCTTTGAGCTTGATTTCGTGATGTTTGCAAAGGAACCGGTCAAGATAGCCCCGCGATGTCAGCGTATGTCAGCGGGTGCCGGGCAATTCGCCCATGACGAGAACCTTGATCGCCCGGTTGGTTTTCTGCGGACTCTCGTCGCGCCAGTAATCGGTGGTTTGGCTGTGGCTCGAATCCAAATTTTAGGCAATCCAATATTTAGCCATTGATGGAACATCACAAAAATGATAATTGTTCAAAATGATGATCACGCAGAAGTTCCGATTTACCGAATTCCGACACACTCTGCGGACAAGGTAAAATTTTACTACCCTATACTTCAGGCCACATGCCCTAAGTGCCAGCGTTTCGTAAAGGACACGCGCGATGAATCCTGTATTGAAAAAAGCCTATAACAACTGCAAGCCCGATGAATATCTGAAATGGAACGATGACCGGTATGTTTCGCTAAGCGCCATGGGACTTCGCGGAAGCGACGGCGATATCGTCGCGGAACTGGAAGACGCCATCGCCATCGCTGACGGGGAAGCGCACCTTCTGTTTTCGGGCTTTCGGGGCAGCGGAAAGACAACGGAGCTTTTAAGGCTTCAGCATCAACTTGAAAAAAATGGATATGTAGTGGTCTACGTTGATACCGATGAATACCTTAATCTGACTGTACCCGCAACGGTTTCTGATCTGTGGATTTCCATTGCAGCCGGATTCAGCCGTTTTCTTATGGATAAAAAATATATCGATAATACCCAAAGCTTTTGGAAAAGATTACAGTCTTTTCTGGAGCAGGAAATAAAAATTGAAAACTTCAAGTTCGGCGTATCCGGGGTGGCTGAACTGGAGTTAAGCCTAAAGCAGAATTCCGAGTTCAGGGATAAACTGAATAAGGCCCTGGAGGACAAGAGACCCCGGCTGGTGAAGGAATGCCGTGGGTTTCTGGATGAGTCAATCGGAGAAATCGCCAGGAAAAACCCCGCGACGCTGGGAACCGTTTTAATTCTGGACAGCTTTGAAAAACTGCAAGGGGACGCCAGGAATGAGGATGAGGTCAGGCAAAGTGTCGAAACAATGTTCATCCGCGACTGGAAACTTTTAAAAACCCCCTGCCACGCCATTTACACGGTGCCTTCGTGGCTTTCCTTCACCGAAACAGGTGCGGACTGCGACCTGGGAAGAACCTATTTGCTTCCCATGTGCAAGGTATCCGAAAGAGAGAAGAATGATGATGGTGGATACAAGATATCGCCCTACCAGGGCGGCATTGACGCAATGCTGGACCTGCTTGGGAAAAGGATGAACCTTGAACAAATTTTCGGAGGCCGCAAGCAGGTAGAGCCTTTGGTGATTCTGAGCGGAGGTTATCCGCGCGACCTGCTTCGCATGATCCGGGAAGTGATACTGCGCAATACAAAAACCGAGGCTTTGCCCATCTCGCCGGAAAAGCTCAGGTCAGACATTGACAGGGTTATAGAAATTTATACAGAATCTTATGAACTGGGCCTGGACGGCGCTGATTTGCCTCTTTTGTGCAAAGTCGCCATTAACCACAGCTTGAGCGGCTGGACCGGTAAAGACAAGTTACGACTTGCCAGGCTTTTTGACAGGCATTTCGTGCTTTCGTACCAGAATGGGGAAAAATGGCTGGACCTTCATCCCCTTCTCAGCAATACCTCGGTAATGAAGAATGCTCTTGAAGAGTGCAAGGCTGAAAAGGACAAGGCCAAAGAGGGCGAGCCTTGATGAGTACCGAAAGAGGGACCCCTGT
This genomic window contains:
- a CDS encoding site-specific integrase; amino-acid sequence: MASLPQRTSAYTLKPTEVKALIFNCQNLRERIIIRLMAHCGMRREEVASIRAEKIDWTRNRISFVGKGRLPGVVPMPPDLLQDIKFFLTGRDSGWVFPAKKRMDHITLVQVNRIVTEVGKRAAIKNPNPKSKTGNIHPHLLRHTFARLCKDAGCSIETTQGLMRHASFKTTYDMYGTQDFEAVQEQYERNVLTRL
- a CDS encoding AAA family ATPase — translated: MNPVLKKAYNNCKPDEYLKWNDDRYVSLSAMGLRGSDGDIVAELEDAIAIADGEAHLLFSGFRGSGKTTELLRLQHQLEKNGYVVVYVDTDEYLNLTVPATVSDLWISIAAGFSRFLMDKKYIDNTQSFWKRLQSFLEQEIKIENFKFGVSGVAELELSLKQNSEFRDKLNKALEDKRPRLVKECRGFLDESIGEIARKNPATLGTVLILDSFEKLQGDARNEDEVRQSVETMFIRDWKLLKTPCHAIYTVPSWLSFTETGADCDLGRTYLLPMCKVSEREKNDDGGYKISPYQGGIDAMLDLLGKRMNLEQIFGGRKQVEPLVILSGGYPRDLLRMIREVILRNTKTEALPISPEKLRSDIDRVIEIYTESYELGLDGADLPLLCKVAINHSLSGWTGKDKLRLARLFDRHFVLSYQNGEKWLDLHPLLSNTSVMKNALEECKAEKDKAKEGEP